One genomic window of Halorubrum hochsteinianum includes the following:
- a CDS encoding NAD(P)-dependent alcohol dehydrogenase, whose product MQAARLHEYTDDMSEGLTIDEVDRPAATGPDDVIVEVEGAGWCQTDNHIIEGMWAEYVPQELPMTLGHENAGTVVEVGDDVDLVDPGDPVICHPVQTCGTCRPCRLGETMYCENDAFNGLTTDGGFAEYLHTSERSVIPLPSGVDPVDIAPHADAGITAYHAVKKAAAELNPGDHAVVVGVGGLGHIGLQCLDAMSAAKITAVDLKDSALDLAEGYGADHLVNPSDDDVPAEIEAITDGTGAAQVLDFVGEDVTTAYAPDITAAGGDHHIIGYGGHVHEPAQALVNGEFSFVGNIVGRYAELQELVALVEQGDVDLHTSRYDLGEINAVAEKLEHREIDGRAVITP is encoded by the coding sequence ATGCAAGCAGCCAGACTCCACGAGTACACGGACGACATGAGCGAGGGGCTAACTATCGACGAGGTCGACCGGCCGGCAGCCACCGGGCCGGACGACGTGATCGTCGAGGTCGAGGGGGCGGGGTGGTGCCAGACGGACAACCACATCATCGAGGGGATGTGGGCGGAGTACGTCCCGCAGGAACTTCCGATGACGCTCGGCCACGAGAACGCCGGCACCGTCGTCGAGGTCGGCGACGACGTCGATCTGGTCGACCCCGGCGATCCGGTGATCTGTCACCCGGTCCAGACCTGCGGCACGTGTCGCCCCTGCCGGCTCGGCGAGACGATGTACTGCGAGAACGACGCGTTCAACGGTCTCACGACGGACGGCGGCTTCGCCGAGTACCTCCACACGAGCGAGCGCTCGGTGATCCCGCTGCCGTCCGGCGTCGATCCGGTCGACATCGCGCCCCACGCCGACGCCGGCATCACCGCGTACCACGCGGTCAAGAAAGCCGCAGCGGAGCTGAACCCCGGAGACCACGCGGTCGTCGTCGGCGTCGGCGGGCTCGGCCACATCGGCCTCCAGTGTCTCGACGCGATGAGCGCGGCGAAGATCACGGCGGTCGACCTGAAGGACTCGGCGCTCGATCTGGCCGAGGGGTACGGCGCGGACCACCTCGTCAACCCGTCCGACGACGACGTGCCCGCCGAGATCGAGGCGATCACGGACGGCACGGGGGCGGCGCAGGTACTCGACTTCGTCGGCGAGGACGTGACGACCGCCTACGCGCCCGATATCACCGCCGCCGGCGGCGACCACCACATCATCGGCTACGGCGGCCACGTCCACGAGCCGGCGCAGGCGCTGGTGAACGGCGAGTTCTCCTTCGTCGGCAACATCGTCGGCCGGTACGCTGAGCTTCAGGAGCTCGTCGCGCTCGTCGAGCAGGGCGACGTCGACCTCCACACGAGCCGGTACGACCTCGGCGAGATCAACGCGGTCGCCGAGAAGCTCGAACACCGGGAGATCGACGGCCGGGCCGTCATCACGCCGTAG
- a CDS encoding J domain-containing protein, translated as MIADLTGLLPRWVLWGIGLGVVATAVVALAFYLGDRFAPPRAAATGGRGAAGDERRRREIRTYLNAAGERFREDHAFDGVSVPFYLPERGVAITFDAHDYFRLEGEGVYTVLCEHEMPGRGLGRRLPFDVDEPDWATDESSDAGRGPSGRFGGDRFGAGRSTARGSGGRADSAGRADPVGDAFDELGLDRDADVDAVKGAYRERVKETHPDQGGDEESFRRVREAYATARNHADGGPADREADRRRERSTGYGR; from the coding sequence GTGATCGCCGACCTCACCGGACTGCTGCCGCGGTGGGTGCTCTGGGGGATCGGTCTCGGAGTCGTCGCCACCGCGGTCGTCGCGCTCGCGTTCTACCTCGGCGACCGGTTCGCCCCGCCCCGCGCCGCGGCGACCGGCGGCCGCGGTGCCGCCGGCGACGAGCGCCGCCGCCGCGAGATCCGGACGTACCTGAACGCGGCCGGCGAACGGTTCCGCGAGGACCACGCGTTCGACGGCGTCTCCGTCCCCTTCTACCTGCCCGAGCGCGGCGTCGCCATCACCTTCGACGCGCACGACTACTTCCGGCTGGAGGGCGAGGGCGTCTACACGGTCCTCTGCGAACACGAGATGCCGGGCCGCGGGCTCGGCCGCCGGCTCCCGTTCGACGTCGACGAGCCCGACTGGGCGACCGACGAGTCGAGCGACGCGGGCCGCGGTCCGTCCGGGCGCTTCGGCGGCGACCGGTTCGGGGCCGGACGGTCGACCGCCCGCGGTTCCGGCGGGCGGGCCGACTCTGCCGGCCGGGCCGACCCCGTCGGCGACGCCTTCGACGAACTCGGGCTCGACCGCGACGCCGACGTCGACGCGGTGAAGGGTGCCTACCGCGAGCGCGTCAAGGAGACGCACCCGGACCAGGGCGGCGACGAGGAGTCGTTCCGGCGCGTCCGCGAGGCGTACGCGACCGCCCGCAACCACGCCGACGGCGGTCCGGCGGACCGCGAGGCCGACCGCCGCCGCGAGCGGTCGACCGGGTACGGCCGGTGA
- a CDS encoding MFS transporter, translating into MAKFGNSVRLLGDREFAALAGTAFARSQAYSTILIALALYADLFGTTGFVEGLFGTAFAVVQLVIVLPLGRWVDTGNAKRWLLGGFLVNVAVFAGFALVDSSVHIILVRMVQGLGASVLWITGATVIGEISPDDERGRWLGSYNQFASFSSLAGDLVGGYLLYAYGFSETYLVLTLVTLAAFALVYAFLRDNPGGRKDPEDAGGIETFRSLLGLPMLRALVFFRFTFSVGKMAVIIFLPIYARTSFGISAFAIGWIMAGGKLTKALTQGFVGDLTDRYERTYLFVAVGALLYGVGTATIPLAAYFEGTVSPVTVSYLGDSQTLGGAFFALFAAYSLLGIADSIRLPASMSLFVSEGEAYDSVASAMSLRSVSWKVGQVVGPVLVGSTMDFTTTETGFLLAAGFIAFATTGFAWQARAAHRAARDPGPVAPGDD; encoded by the coding sequence GTGGCGAAGTTCGGCAACTCGGTACGGCTGCTCGGGGACCGCGAGTTCGCGGCGCTCGCCGGGACCGCGTTCGCGCGCAGTCAGGCGTACTCGACGATCCTCATCGCCCTCGCGCTGTACGCGGACCTGTTCGGCACCACCGGGTTCGTCGAGGGGCTCTTCGGGACCGCCTTCGCCGTCGTCCAGCTCGTCATCGTCCTCCCGCTGGGCCGGTGGGTCGACACCGGGAACGCGAAGCGGTGGCTGCTCGGCGGCTTCCTCGTCAACGTCGCCGTCTTCGCCGGGTTCGCCTTAGTCGACAGCTCGGTCCACATCATCCTCGTGCGGATGGTCCAGGGGCTCGGCGCGAGCGTCCTCTGGATCACGGGCGCGACGGTGATCGGCGAGATCAGCCCGGACGACGAGCGGGGCCGCTGGCTCGGCTCGTACAACCAGTTCGCCTCCTTCTCGTCGCTCGCCGGCGACCTGGTCGGCGGCTACCTACTGTACGCCTACGGCTTCTCGGAGACGTACCTCGTCTTGACGCTCGTCACGCTCGCCGCGTTCGCGCTGGTGTACGCCTTCCTCCGCGACAACCCCGGCGGCCGGAAGGACCCCGAGGACGCCGGCGGGATCGAGACGTTCCGGTCGCTGCTGGGCCTGCCGATGCTGCGCGCGCTTGTCTTCTTCCGGTTCACGTTCAGCGTCGGCAAGATGGCGGTGATCATCTTCCTCCCCATCTACGCGCGGACCTCGTTCGGCATCTCCGCGTTCGCCATCGGCTGGATCATGGCCGGCGGGAAGCTGACGAAGGCGCTCACGCAGGGGTTCGTCGGCGACCTCACCGACCGCTACGAGCGCACCTACCTGTTCGTCGCGGTGGGCGCGCTCCTGTACGGCGTCGGCACGGCGACCATTCCCCTCGCGGCCTACTTCGAGGGGACCGTCTCGCCGGTCACCGTCTCGTACCTCGGCGACTCACAGACGCTCGGCGGGGCCTTCTTCGCGCTGTTCGCCGCCTACTCGCTTCTGGGAATCGCCGACTCGATCCGGCTGCCGGCGAGCATGTCGCTGTTCGTCAGCGAGGGGGAGGCGTACGACTCCGTCGCCAGCGCGATGAGCCTGCGCTCGGTGTCGTGGAAGGTCGGACAGGTGGTCGGTCCGGTGCTGGTCGGCAGCACGATGGACTTCACGACGACCGAGACGGGGTTCCTGCTCGCGGCCGGGTTCATCGCGTTCGCGACGACCGGCTTCGCGTGGCAGGCGCGGGCCGCACACCGCGCCGCCCGCGATCCGGGACCGGTGGCCCCCGGCGACGACTAA
- a CDS encoding threonine synthase, protein MADFETTPAFRGLESRASGRVHETADAAAVDADERARGLDPVYDYDAVDPDALFDPAARGGSGDARTAPATARGHWRFDALLPFSAEDALTAGEGGTPLVATDRLADELDVEAVYVKDEGRNPTGTVLDRGLSLAMTAVAKRVADGADVEPLVCASPGNAGQSMAAYAGRADLRSYAFVPSRCAFSNKSMTNVHGGEMRVVGGRFPDAAAAVDEQLETEYTDLGEFVTPYRHEGAKTVAFELVADLGDAPDVVVVPTGSGEVVAGVHKGFVELDRIGAIDGTPRVVAAQASGCAPIAAAVERGLAEPEPWETPDTICGELEIPDPAGGGAAVEAVEESGGTAVGVDDDDILASAVAVAQNEVVEMGATGGAAPAGAWALAEDGFFDGDETVVLLNSDAGLKTPDVLRSHLMGQGI, encoded by the coding sequence ATGGCTGACTTCGAGACCACGCCGGCGTTTCGCGGGCTGGAGAGTCGGGCGTCGGGACGCGTTCACGAGACCGCCGACGCGGCGGCGGTCGACGCCGACGAGCGGGCGCGCGGACTCGACCCCGTGTACGACTACGACGCGGTCGACCCGGACGCGCTGTTCGACCCCGCGGCCCGCGGGGGGAGCGGCGACGCCCGGACCGCGCCCGCGACCGCCCGCGGCCACTGGCGCTTCGACGCGCTGCTTCCCTTCTCGGCCGAGGACGCGCTGACCGCGGGCGAGGGCGGCACGCCGCTCGTCGCAACCGACCGGCTCGCGGACGAACTCGACGTCGAGGCGGTGTACGTCAAAGACGAGGGCCGGAACCCCACCGGAACCGTCCTCGACCGCGGCCTCTCGCTCGCGATGACGGCGGTAGCGAAGCGGGTCGCCGACGGGGCCGACGTGGAGCCGCTCGTCTGCGCCAGCCCCGGCAACGCCGGGCAGTCGATGGCGGCGTACGCGGGCCGGGCGGACCTGCGCTCGTACGCGTTCGTCCCCTCGCGCTGTGCGTTCTCGAACAAGTCGATGACGAACGTCCACGGCGGCGAGATGCGCGTGGTCGGCGGGCGCTTCCCGGACGCGGCCGCCGCGGTCGACGAGCAGCTCGAGACGGAGTACACCGACCTCGGCGAGTTCGTCACGCCGTACCGCCACGAGGGCGCGAAGACGGTCGCGTTCGAACTCGTCGCCGACCTCGGCGACGCCCCCGACGTCGTCGTCGTCCCGACCGGCTCGGGCGAAGTCGTCGCCGGGGTCCACAAGGGGTTCGTCGAGCTCGACCGGATCGGCGCGATCGACGGGACCCCGCGCGTCGTCGCGGCGCAGGCGTCCGGCTGCGCGCCGATCGCGGCCGCCGTGGAGCGCGGCCTCGCGGAGCCGGAGCCGTGGGAGACGCCGGACACGATCTGCGGCGAACTGGAGATCCCGGACCCCGCCGGCGGCGGCGCGGCGGTCGAGGCGGTCGAGGAGAGCGGCGGGACCGCGGTCGGCGTCGACGACGACGACATCCTCGCGAGCGCGGTCGCCGTGGCGCAGAACGAGGTCGTCGAGATGGGCGCGACGGGCGGGGCGGCCCCCGCCGGCGCGTGGGCGCTCGCGGAGGACGGCTTCTTCGACGGCGACGAGACCGTCGTCCTGCTCAACAGCGACGCCGGGCTGAAGACGCCCGACGTCCTCCGCAGCCACCTGATGGGACAGGGGATCTGA
- a CDS encoding thiamine pyrophosphate-dependent dehydrogenase E1 component subunit alpha, giving the protein MSEPSPDDADPLADEDLRRVLDADGRPLPDATVPDLSDEEFRAIYRDLVTTRRFDERAVSLQRQGRIGTYAPCAGQEGSAVGSTHALAADDLISYQYREHGAVVVRDLLAEYLPYWMGHESGTEAIADGNVFPLNIGIAAHLPHAVGAGWAFDHRDEDRVVACHFGDGATSEGDFHEAMNFAGVFDTPTVFCCHNNGWAISIPETRQTASDTFAQKATAYGFDGVRADGMDPLASYAVTREAAERARSTGGEGDGDGAAEDAPRPTLIEFVEYRFGAHTTADDPSAYRDPGDVDPWRALDPVDRMETFLRETGRIDDAGVAAAREEADEVVADAIDFAESVDAGPSDMFDHAYADLPPEVRRQRDEHLAAVEEHGEEAFLREE; this is encoded by the coding sequence ATGAGCGAGCCCAGTCCCGACGACGCCGACCCCCTCGCGGACGAGGACCTCCGTCGCGTCCTCGACGCGGACGGGCGGCCCCTGCCGGACGCGACGGTGCCGGACCTCTCGGACGAGGAGTTCCGGGCGATCTACCGCGATCTGGTCACCACGCGCCGGTTCGATGAGCGCGCCGTCAGCCTCCAGCGACAGGGGCGGATCGGGACGTACGCGCCCTGCGCGGGACAGGAGGGGTCGGCGGTCGGGTCGACCCACGCGCTCGCGGCCGACGACCTGATCTCCTACCAGTACCGCGAGCACGGCGCGGTCGTCGTCCGCGACCTGCTCGCCGAGTACCTCCCCTACTGGATGGGTCACGAGTCCGGGACGGAGGCGATCGCCGACGGGAACGTCTTTCCGCTGAATATCGGCATCGCGGCGCACCTCCCGCACGCGGTCGGAGCCGGATGGGCGTTCGACCACCGGGACGAGGACCGGGTCGTCGCCTGCCACTTCGGCGACGGCGCGACCAGCGAGGGTGACTTCCACGAGGCGATGAACTTCGCGGGCGTGTTCGACACGCCGACCGTGTTCTGCTGTCACAACAACGGCTGGGCGATCTCGATCCCCGAAACGCGGCAGACCGCGAGCGACACCTTCGCGCAGAAGGCGACCGCCTACGGCTTCGACGGCGTCCGCGCCGACGGGATGGACCCGCTCGCGAGCTACGCCGTCACGCGGGAGGCCGCCGAGCGGGCGAGATCGACGGGCGGCGAAGGTGACGGCGACGGAGCCGCTGAAGACGCGCCGCGGCCGACGCTGATCGAGTTCGTCGAGTACCGGTTCGGCGCGCACACCACGGCCGACGACCCGAGCGCCTACCGCGACCCTGGCGACGTGGACCCGTGGCGCGCGCTCGACCCGGTCGACCGCATGGAGACGTTCCTCCGCGAGACCGGTCGGATCGACGACGCGGGCGTCGCCGCGGCCCGCGAAGAGGCCGACGAGGTCGTCGCCGATGCCATCGACTTCGCCGAGTCCGTCGACGCCGGTCCGAGCGACATGTTCGACCACGCCTACGCCGACCTCCCGCCCGAGGTCCGCCGCCAGCGCGACGAACACCTCGCGGCGGTCGAGGAACACGGGGAAGAAGCGTTCCTGCGCGAGGAGTGA
- a CDS encoding M42 family metallopeptidase translates to MAREFDFEFDLLRELTEARGVPGYEDDVREVVRREFADSVDRVRTDAMGNVVGTIEGESDYSVAVAAHMDEIGFMVRHVTDDGFVQVDPLGGFDARVLRAQRVTVHGDEDLTGVIGSVPPHTLTDEQKEKDDEVKDVFIDLGRDAEAVDDLVSVGDLVTLDQTTTRMGDRVTGKALDDRICLFAILEAARRIDEPDVTIHFAATVQEEVGLRGAKALGVDIDPDLAVALDVTVANDVPQVGDAADAVTELGEGTAVKLKDSSVITSPKVHRRLTDVAEAEGIDHQHEVLPAGGTDTAGFQNTAGAKPVGAISIPTRYLHTVTETADGGDVEATIDLLTAFLESETGEHDYTL, encoded by the coding sequence ATGGCACGCGAGTTCGACTTCGAGTTCGACCTGCTCCGAGAGCTGACCGAGGCCCGCGGCGTCCCGGGCTACGAGGACGACGTCCGCGAGGTCGTCCGGCGCGAGTTCGCCGACAGCGTCGACCGCGTCCGGACCGACGCGATGGGCAACGTCGTCGGCACCATCGAGGGCGAGTCGGACTACTCGGTGGCCGTCGCGGCCCACATGGACGAAATCGGGTTCATGGTCCGTCACGTCACCGACGACGGGTTCGTTCAGGTGGACCCCCTCGGCGGCTTCGACGCCCGGGTGCTGCGCGCGCAGCGCGTCACCGTCCACGGCGACGAGGACCTGACGGGCGTCATCGGCTCGGTCCCGCCGCACACGCTCACGGACGAACAGAAGGAGAAGGACGACGAGGTCAAAGACGTGTTCATCGACCTCGGGCGCGACGCCGAGGCGGTCGACGACCTCGTGAGCGTCGGCGATCTGGTCACCCTCGACCAGACCACGACCCGGATGGGCGACCGGGTCACGGGCAAGGCGCTCGACGACCGGATCTGCCTGTTCGCGATCTTAGAGGCCGCCCGCCGGATCGACGAGCCCGACGTGACGATCCACTTCGCGGCGACGGTCCAGGAGGAGGTCGGCCTCCGGGGCGCGAAGGCGCTCGGCGTCGACATCGACCCCGACCTCGCGGTCGCGCTGGACGTCACCGTCGCCAACGACGTGCCGCAGGTCGGCGACGCGGCCGACGCCGTCACCGAACTCGGCGAGGGGACGGCCGTCAAGCTGAAGGACTCCTCGGTGATCACCAGCCCGAAGGTCCACCGCCGACTCACCGACGTGGCCGAGGCCGAGGGGATCGACCACCAGCACGAGGTGCTGCCCGCGGGCGGCACCGACACCGCGGGATTCCAGAACACGGCGGGCGCGAAGCCGGTCGGCGCGATATCGATCCCGACGCGGTACCTCCACACCGTCACCGAGACCGCCGACGGCGGCGACGTGGAGGCGACGATCGACCTGCTGACGGCGTTCTTGGAGTCCGAGACGGGCGAGCACGACTACACGCTCTGA
- a CDS encoding MTH865 family protein, whose product MSDVRAELREQFMDAFGGADFPVENQMDLVPALPDGPGTKFEAGDVSFTAMEMAAKLGSEQEFPYDTAEELVDDILDGLEAKGMI is encoded by the coding sequence ATGAGCGACGTGAGAGCGGAACTCCGCGAACAGTTCATGGACGCGTTCGGCGGCGCAGACTTCCCCGTCGAGAACCAGATGGACCTCGTCCCGGCGCTGCCGGACGGCCCGGGGACGAAGTTCGAGGCCGGCGACGTGAGCTTCACCGCCATGGAGATGGCGGCGAAGCTCGGCAGCGAACAGGAGTTCCCCTACGACACCGCCGAGGAGCTGGTCGACGACATCCTCGACGGGCTGGAAGCGAAGGGGATGATCTGA
- a CDS encoding metallophosphoesterase, with amino-acid sequence MTGSDADAAAGTAFPDVAFAERGVYLPAADALVVADLHVGRAEASAVSFPLGERDDLCDRFGALLDRFDPATAVVAGDVVHAFDRVTDRAVETLNALREACSDRGTTLELVGGNHDTALADAWPGTVREAYVVEEAVAGGSGTRSDAGGPEVGTDADGRETRTTAICHGHEPPSVAADRYVIGHVHPTIEIEGDRRPCFLRGAGTYRGADVLLLPAFTRLAAGVPVNDAGAAGLDSPLVDDAAPLAPVVIDPAPDDADGGEPLRFPPLGAFDRLL; translated from the coding sequence GTGACGGGGTCGGACGCCGACGCCGCGGCCGGAACCGCGTTCCCGGACGTCGCGTTCGCGGAGCGGGGCGTCTACCTCCCCGCGGCCGACGCGCTCGTCGTCGCCGACCTCCACGTCGGCCGCGCCGAGGCGTCCGCCGTCTCGTTCCCGCTCGGCGAGCGCGACGACCTCTGCGACCGGTTCGGTGCGCTCCTGGATCGGTTCGACCCCGCGACCGCGGTCGTCGCCGGCGACGTCGTCCACGCGTTCGACCGGGTCACGGACCGCGCCGTCGAGACCCTGAACGCCCTCCGGGAGGCGTGTTCGGACCGGGGAACGACCCTCGAACTCGTCGGCGGAAACCACGACACCGCGCTCGCGGACGCGTGGCCGGGGACCGTCCGGGAGGCGTACGTCGTTGAGGAGGCGGTCGCGGGAGGATCGGGGACGCGCTCCGACGCGGGCGGTCCGGAAGTGGGCACCGACGCGGACGGCCGAGAGACGCGCACCACCGCGATCTGTCACGGCCACGAACCGCCGTCGGTCGCGGCCGACCGGTACGTGATCGGGCACGTCCACCCGACGATCGAGATCGAGGGCGACCGGCGGCCCTGCTTCCTCCGCGGTGCCGGGACCTACCGCGGGGCCGACGTGCTGCTGTTACCCGCGTTCACCCGTCTCGCCGCCGGCGTCCCGGTCAACGACGCGGGGGCCGCCGGGCTCGACTCCCCGCTGGTCGACGACGCGGCCCCCCTCGCGCCGGTGGTGATCGACCCGGCCCCCGACGACGCCGACGGTGGGGAGCCGCTCCGGTTTCCGCCGCTCGGGGCGTTCGACCGACTGCTGTGA
- a CDS encoding PGF-CTERM-anchored ABC transporter substrate-binding protein, producing the protein MRNSFAIAMAVLVTTALLGGVAGTAAGAQPTISTDGPAAGPAVGAVGTAGAPAQTDDACGFPVEMTDATGTTITLDEAPDRITTLNPSAAQTLWELGERDRVVGVSQFALYLDGAEERANVSAEFGASVERVVDTEPDLVLAPNSSAADVEPLREQGLTVYHFPAATSIDDIAEKTETIGRLVGACDAASETNAEMYDAVDAAENRTADVDRPAALYPLGGGYVAANNTFIDSIMTVGGTDNVAAGIGSGYPQVNDEVILESNPELILVTDSEASILDQEPYASTTAGAEGNYVVMNRNYLNQPAPRSVIESTTTLSEAVVELQADGEGSTDGSTGDTDDGSSSDGEDSSSDGEDSSNDGEDGSTGDDGGDNETDGNTGAESPGFGVVAAALALLATGLLARRE; encoded by the coding sequence ATGCGAAACAGCTTCGCGATAGCGATGGCCGTGCTGGTGACGACCGCCCTGCTCGGCGGCGTCGCCGGGACGGCCGCGGGCGCACAGCCGACGATATCGACCGACGGACCGGCCGCGGGGCCGGCCGTCGGCGCGGTCGGGACGGCGGGCGCGCCGGCGCAGACCGACGACGCCTGCGGGTTCCCGGTCGAGATGACCGACGCGACCGGGACCACGATCACGCTCGACGAGGCCCCCGACCGGATCACGACGCTCAACCCGTCGGCGGCGCAGACGCTGTGGGAGCTCGGCGAGCGGGACCGCGTCGTCGGCGTGAGCCAGTTCGCGCTCTACCTCGACGGCGCGGAGGAGCGCGCGAACGTCTCCGCCGAGTTCGGCGCGAGCGTCGAGCGCGTCGTCGACACCGAGCCCGACCTCGTGTTAGCGCCGAACTCCTCGGCGGCCGACGTGGAGCCGCTCCGCGAGCAGGGGCTGACCGTCTACCACTTCCCGGCGGCGACCTCCATCGACGACATCGCGGAGAAGACGGAGACGATCGGTCGGCTCGTCGGCGCGTGCGACGCCGCGAGCGAGACCAACGCGGAGATGTACGACGCCGTCGACGCCGCGGAGAACCGGACCGCCGACGTCGACCGTCCCGCGGCGCTGTACCCGCTCGGCGGCGGGTACGTCGCGGCGAACAACACCTTCATCGACTCGATCATGACCGTCGGCGGGACCGACAACGTCGCCGCCGGGATCGGGTCGGGCTATCCGCAGGTCAACGACGAGGTGATTCTCGAATCGAACCCCGAGCTGATCTTAGTCACCGACTCCGAGGCATCCATTCTCGATCAGGAGCCGTACGCCAGCACGACCGCGGGGGCCGAGGGCAACTACGTCGTGATGAACCGGAACTACCTCAACCAGCCGGCACCGCGCAGCGTGATCGAGTCGACGACGACGCTCTCCGAGGCGGTCGTGGAGCTTCAGGCCGACGGCGAGGGGTCGACCGACGGTTCGACCGGCGACACGGACGACGGCTCGTCGAGCGACGGCGAGGACTCGTCGAGTGATGGGGAGGACTCGTCGAACGACGGCGAGGACGGGTCGACCGGCGACGACGGCGGGGACAACGAGACCGACGGGAACACCGGGGCTGAGTCGCCCGGGTTCGGCGTCGTCGCGGCCGCCCTCGCCCTGCTCGCGACCGGCCTGCTCGCGCGGCGCGAGTGA
- a CDS encoding NAD(P)/FAD-dependent oxidoreductase has protein sequence MNGDATVVGGGLAGLVAARRLAEAGADVTLYERRPEVGGRVRTETVDGFTLDRGFQVLFTSYPAVERELGADRLDDLDMRTFAPGATICRPGSRSVLGDPLRDPLSAIPSLLNDEVSFSDKLRTLALRYDLSQRDEGEFFAGPDAPIREYLREWGFAGDHVTNFVEPFYGGITLDRTLSTSKHVFEYTFRAMGRGSIGVPADGMAALPAALADRAREAGVEIRTGEDVESVRVAGGGRIPFRTGRGEAEGATVELADGSTRETDAVVVAASPPEARRLTGVESVPTEGVPNVTGWYALPAGESFETGERILLNAAGESPNAVVPMSEVAPEYAPDDRALLAATFLGEGSLERDDADLRDDVRDALAAWYPDRDFAGLETVDVHRIRFAQFAQPPGLHAGLPDPDDPEGPVVLAGDYTEWSSIQGALESGRTAAAVAGDYV, from the coding sequence ATGAACGGAGACGCCACCGTCGTCGGCGGCGGCCTCGCGGGACTGGTCGCGGCGCGGCGGCTCGCCGAGGCGGGCGCGGACGTGACGCTGTACGAGCGACGGCCCGAGGTCGGCGGGCGCGTGCGGACGGAGACGGTCGACGGCTTCACGCTCGACCGCGGCTTCCAGGTCCTCTTCACCAGCTACCCCGCCGTCGAGCGCGAACTCGGCGCGGACCGCCTCGACGACCTCGACATGCGGACGTTCGCGCCCGGCGCGACGATCTGCCGCCCGGGGTCGCGTTCGGTGCTCGGAGATCCCCTCCGCGACCCGCTGTCGGCGATTCCCTCGCTCCTGAACGACGAGGTCTCCTTCTCCGACAAGCTCCGCACCCTCGCGCTCCGGTACGACCTCTCGCAACGCGATGAGGGCGAGTTCTTCGCGGGCCCCGACGCGCCGATCCGCGAGTACCTCCGCGAGTGGGGGTTCGCCGGCGACCACGTGACGAACTTCGTGGAGCCGTTCTACGGCGGGATCACCTTGGACCGGACCCTCTCGACCTCGAAGCACGTCTTCGAGTACACGTTCCGCGCCATGGGCCGGGGGTCGATCGGCGTGCCGGCCGACGGGATGGCGGCCCTCCCCGCCGCGCTCGCCGACCGCGCCCGCGAGGCCGGCGTCGAGATCCGGACCGGCGAGGACGTGGAGTCGGTCCGGGTCGCGGGCGGGGGGCGGATCCCGTTCCGGACCGGCCGCGGCGAGGCCGAGGGCGCGACCGTCGAGCTGGCGGACGGCTCGACGCGCGAGACGGACGCGGTCGTCGTCGCCGCCTCGCCGCCGGAGGCCCGCCGGCTCACGGGCGTCGAGTCGGTCCCGACGGAGGGAGTCCCGAACGTCACCGGGTGGTACGCGCTCCCCGCGGGCGAGTCGTTCGAGACGGGCGAGCGGATCCTGCTCAACGCGGCCGGGGAGTCGCCGAACGCCGTGGTCCCGATGTCGGAGGTCGCGCCCGAGTACGCGCCCGACGACCGGGCGCTGCTCGCCGCGACGTTCCTCGGCGAGGGGTCGCTGGAGCGCGACGACGCCGACCTCCGCGACGACGTGCGCGACGCGCTGGCGGCGTGGTACCCCGACCGCGACTTCGCCGGGCTGGAGACCGTCGACGTCCACCGGATCCGGTTCGCGCAGTTCGCGCAGCCGCCCGGCCTCCACGCCGGCCTCCCGGACCCGGACGACCCCGAGGGGCCTGTGGTCCTCGCCGGCGATTACACCGAGTGGTCGTCGATACAGGGCGCGTTGGAGAGCGGTCGGACGGCGGCCGCCGTCGCGGGCGACTACGTATAA